From the Manis javanica isolate MJ-LG chromosome 11, MJ_LKY, whole genome shotgun sequence genome, one window contains:
- the SCGB1C1 gene encoding secretoglobin family 1C member 1: protein MSHPPNLPHRPGSHPPHPKPFANHPSHSTPSPLLHGTPRWGVRTRPWHPHLCSLPKYCAAIWARPRAPCHLGGIKPAAAAPEGPPMSAMKGSGALLLALTLLCTCGLATGEDNTELFMDFLQTLLVGSPEELYEGPLSNYDVNADAKAAMNELKSCIDSLQPMHKAELVKLLVQVLGSQDGA, encoded by the exons ATGTCCCATCCCCCCAACCTTCCTCACCGACCAGGCTCACATCCCCCTCACCCCAAACCATTTGCCAACCACCCCTCACACAGCACCCCAAGCCCACTGCTACATGGCACCCCCAGGTGGGGCGTGAGGACGCGCCCTTGGCATCCCCACCTGTGCTCGCTGCCAAAGTACTGTGCGGCCATCTGGGCCCGCCCCCGGGCCCCGTGCCACCTGGGAGGCATAAAGCCGGCCGCCGCAGCTCCCGAGGGACCTCCGATGTCGGCCATGAAGGGGAGCGGCGCCCTTCTGttggccctcaccctgctctgcaCCTGTG GGCTGGCCACAGGGGAGGACAACACTGAGCTTTTCATGGACTTCCTGCAAACGCTGCTGGTGGGGTCCCCGGAGGAGCTCTATGAGGGGCCCCTGAGCAACTATGACGTTAATGCTGATGCCAAAGCAGCGATGAATGAGCTCAAGTCCTGCATAGACAGCCTGCAGCCCATGCACAAGGCAGAGCTGGTCAAGCTGCTG GTGCAAGTGCTGGGCAGTCAGGATGGCGCCTAG
- the CIMAP1A gene encoding ciliary microtubule associated protein 1A — MAEEVWVGTWRPHRPRGPIVALYSSPGPKYLIPPTTGFVKHTPTKLRAPAYSFRGAPMLLADNCSPGPRHSVNPKVLRTGKDLGPAYSILGRYYTKIMLTPGPSDYFPEKSTKHIFDSAPSHSISARTKTFRVDSTPGPGAYMLPVVMGPHTVGKVTQPSFSIKGRSKLGSFSDDLHKARTPGPAAYHQTDMRVTKFKAPQYTMAARVETPGDKTLKPGPGAHSPEKVTVTKYCAPIVTFGIKHSDYMTPLVVDVD; from the exons ATGGCCGAGGAGGTGTGGGTGGGCACCTGGAGGCCCCACCGGCCCCGGGGGCCTATCGTGGCCCTCtacagcagccctgggcccaAGTACCTGATTCCACCCACCACAG GCTTTGTGAAGCACACGCCCACCAAGCTGCGCGCACCAGCCTACAGCTTCCGTGGGGCCCCCATGCTCCTGGCAGATAACTGCTCCCCGGGGCCCCGCCACAGCGTGAACCCCAAGGTACTGAGGACTGGCAAGGACCTTGGCCCTGCCTACTCCATCCTGGGGCGCTACTACACGAAGATCATGCTGACCCCTGGCCCCA gtgACTACTTTCCAGAGAAGTCTACCAAGCACATATTCGATTCGGCTCCCAGCCACTCCATTTCTGCCCGGACCAAGACCTTCCGAGTGGACAGCACCCCAG GTCCTGGAGCCTACATGCTGCCCGTGGTGATGGGGCCCCACACGGTTGGCAAGGTCACGCAGCCCTCCTTCTCCATCAAAGGCCGCAGCAAGCTGGGCAGCTTCAGCGACGACCTGCACAAGGCAAGG ACTCCAGGTCCTGCCGCCTACCACCAGACTGACATGCGGGTGACTAAGTTCAAGGCTCCACAGTACACCATGGCGGCCCGGGTGGAAACCCCAGGGGATAAGACCCTCAAGCCAGGACCAGGAGCCCACAGTCCTGAGAAG GTGACAGTGACCAAGTACTGCGCCCCCATTGTCACCTTCGGCATCAAGCATTCTGACTACATGACACCCCTGGTTGTGGATGTGGACTag
- the BET1L gene encoding BET1-like protein isoform X2, with product MASPQQPSRPGPQPEADHPGTEGAVPEALCHNCATSDEVVDVPLTVSVIVAGTMADWARAQSPGTVEEILDRENKRMADSLASKVTRLKSLALDIDRDTEDQNRYLDGMVPWSCSQPRPCAPAVAQLSAQLVLSLTTRLSMVTRPHSNCLGGVSIWQP from the exons ATGGCGTCACCCCAGCAGCCCTCGCGACCAGGGCCTCAGCCGGAAGCTGACCACCCCGGGACGGAAGGGGCGGTGCCGGAAGCCCTTTGCCACAACTGCGCCACGTCCGACGAGGTGGTGGATGTGCCGCTGACGGTCTCCGTTATTGTGGCAGGCACGATGGCGGACTGGGCTCGGG CTCAGAGCCCTGGCACTGTGGAGGAGATTCTAGACCGGGAGAACAAGCGGATGGCCGACAGCCTGGCCTCCAAGGTCACCAGGCTCAAATCG CTGGCCCTGGACATCGATAGAGACACGGAGGACCAAAATCGGTACCTGGATGGCATG GTCCCGTGGTCCTGCTCACAGCCACGTCCCTGTGCTCCAGCTGTGGCCCAGCTGTCTGCTCAACTTGTATTAAGCCTCACCACACGCCTGTCCATGGTCACCAGACCCCATAGCAACTGCCTGGGTGGTGTCTCCATCTGGCAGCCATAG
- the BET1L gene encoding BET1-like protein isoform X1 — MADWARAQSPGTVEEILDRENKRMADSLASKVTRLKSLALDIDRDTEDQNRYLDGMDSDFTSMTGLLTGSMKRFSTMAQSGRDNRKLLCSMAMGLIVAFFILSYLLSRART; from the exons ATGGCGGACTGGGCTCGGG CTCAGAGCCCTGGCACTGTGGAGGAGATTCTAGACCGGGAGAACAAGCGGATGGCCGACAGCCTGGCCTCCAAGGTCACCAGGCTCAAATCG CTGGCCCTGGACATCGATAGAGACACGGAGGACCAAAATCGGTACCTGGATGGCATG GACTCGGACTTCACAAGCATGACAGGCCTGCTCACGGGGAGCATGAAGCGCTTTTCCACAATGGCACAGTCTGGGCGAGACAACCGGAAGCTTCTGTGCAGTATGGCCATGGGCTTGATTGTGGCCTTCTTCATCCTCTCCTACCTCCTATCGAGGGCAAGGACATGA
- the RIC8A gene encoding chaperone Ric-8A, protein MEPRAVAEAVETGEEDVIMDALRTYNRENSQSFAFDATQQEDRKRLAKLLVSVLEQGLPPSRRVTWLQSIRILSRDRSCLDPFTGRQSLQALACYAGIAASESDPEPLDADVVLESLKCLCNLVLSSPAAQVLAAEARLVVRLAERVGPYRQSCFPHDIQFFDLRLLFLLTALRADVRQQLFAELQGVLLLTKTLELTLGAAPEESPPERLPPQETERAMEILKVLFNITFDSVTRDVDEEDTALYRHLGTLLRHCVMVTAAGDRTEEFHGHAVNLLGNLPLKCLDVLLTLEPLEGSLEFLGANMDVIRVLLSFLEKRLQQTHRLKESVAPVLSVLTECARMHRPARKFLKAQVLPPLRDVRTRPEVGELLRNKLVRLMTHLDTDVKRVAAEFLFVLCSESVPRFIKYTGYGNAAGLLAARGLVVGGRPEGQYSEDEDTDTDEYKEAKASINPVTGRVEEKPPNPMEGMTEEQKEHEALKLVSMFDKLSRHRVIQPMGMSPRGQLTSLQDAMCETMAGQLSSDPDSDPD, encoded by the exons ATGGAGCCCCGGGCAGTTGCGGAGGCTGTGGAGACGGGGGAGGAGGACGTGATTATGGACGCCCTGCGCACGTACAACCGGGAG AACTCCCAGAGCTTTGCGTTTGATGCCACCCAGCAGGAGGACAGGAAG AGGCTGGCGAAGCTCCTGGTCTCGGTCCTGGAGCAGGGCTTGCCCCCCTCGCGCCGCGTCACTTGGCTGCAGAGCATCCGCATCCTGTCCAGGGACCGCAGCTGCCTGGACCCGTTCACCGGCCGCCAGAGCCTGCAGGCGCTTGCCTGCTATGCTGGCATCGCTGCTTCAGAGTCGGATCCTGAGCCCTTGGACGCAGACGTTGTGCTCGAGTCCCTCAAGTGCCTGTGCAACCTTGTGCTCAGCAGCCCGGCTGCACAGGTGCTGGCGGCGGAGGCCCGCCTGGTGGTGAGGCTGGCGGAGCGCGTGGGGCCGTATCGCCAGAGCTGCTTCCCGCACGACATCCAGTTCTTCGACCTGCGCCTGCTCTTCTTGCTGACGGCCCTTCGCGCAGACGTGCGCCAGCAGCTATTTGCTGAGCTGCAGGGCGTGCTCCTGCTGACCAAGACGCTGGAGCTGACGCTGGGGGCAGCCCCAGAAGAGAGCCCTCCCGAGCGCCTCCCTCCCCAGGAGACCGAGCGGGCCATGGAGATCCTGAAGGTGCTCTTCAACATCACCTTTGACTCCGTCACCAGGGATGTGGACGAG GAAGACACTGCCCTTTACCGGCACCTGGGAACCCTTCTGCGGCACTGTGTGATGGTCACTGCTGCCGGAGACCGCACGGAGGAGTTCCATGG GCATGCGGTGAACCTCCTGGGGAATCTGCCCCTCAAGTGTCTGGACGTCCTCCTCACGCTGGAGCCACTCGAAGGCTCCCTGGAGTTCCTGGGAGCGAACATGGATGTGATTCGTGTTCTCCTCAGCTTCCTGGAGAAGCGTCTGCAACAG ACGCACAGGCTGAAGGAGAGCGTGGCCCCCGTGCTGAGCGTGCTGACCGAGTGCGCCCGCATGCACCGCCCTGCCAGGAAGTTCCTGAAGGCCCAG GTGCTACCCCCACTACGGGATGTGAGGACGCGGCCTGAAGTCGGGGAGCTGTTGCGGAACAAGCTTGTCCGCCTCATGACGCACTTGGACACCGACGTGAAGCGAGTGGCAGCCGAGTTCCTGTTCGTCCTGTGCTCCGAGAGTG TGCCCCGGTTCATCAAGTACACAGGCTACGGGAACGCCGCGGGCCTGCTGGCTGCCAGGGGCCTCGTGGTGGGGGGCCGGCCAGAGGGCCAGTACTCAGAAGACGAGGACACAGACACGGATGAGTACAAGGAAGCCAAGGCCAG CATCAACCCTGTGACTGGGAGGGTGGAGGAAAAGCCGCCCAACCCCATGGAGGGCATGACGGAGGAGCAGAAGGAGCACGAAGCCTTGAAGCTGGTGAGCATGTTTGACAAGCTCTCCAG GCACAGAGTCATCCAGCCCATGGGCATGAGTCCCCGGGGTCAGCTCACATCCCTGCAGGACGCCATGTGTGAGACCATGGCAGGGCAGCTGTCCTCAGACCCAGACTCCGACCCCGACTGA
- the SIRT3 gene encoding NAD-dependent protein deacetylase sirtuin-3, mitochondrial isoform X2, with protein MATWVRPAVLSLWLWARGGRASCCRIRRQFQRTDWRHFHKGRVGGCSKRKAHWRKTTSVSGITGGRRPISLSANASSIFGSGGDRKEEKLFLPDVAELIRAGACQRVVGMVGAGISTPSGIPDFRSPGSGLYSNLGQYDIPYPEAIFDLSFFHHNPKPFFALARELHPGKYRPNVTHYFFRLLHDKGLLLRLYTQNIDGLERVSGIPASKLVEAHGSFASATCTVCRRPCPGKDFWADVMEGRVPCCPVCTGIVKPDIVFFGELLPQRFMLHVVDFPMADLLLILGTSLEVEPFASLSEAVGSSVPRLLINRDLVGPLAWRPRRRDVVELGDVVCSVEKLVELLGWTEEIQGLMRREEGKLNG; from the exons GCCGAGCCAGCTGCTGCAGAATCCGCAGGCAATTTCAGAGAACAGATTGGAGGCACTTTCATAAAGGAAGAGTTGGGGGCTGTTCTAAGCGGAAAGCCCATTGGAGGAAG ACGACCTCTGTAAGTGG TATTACAGGTGGAAGaaggcccatctctctctctgctaATGCCTCAAGCATCTTTGGAAGTGGAGGCGACAGGAAGGAGGAGAAGCTTTTTCTGCCAGATGTGGCTGAGCTGATCCGAGCTGGAGCCTGCCAGAGGGTGGTGGGCATGGTGGGGGCGGGCATCAGCACACCCAGCGGGATCCCGGACTTCAG ATCTCCAGGGAGCGGCCTGTACAGCAACCTGGGGCAGTATGACATCCCGTACCCCGAGGCCATCTTCGATCTCTCTTTCTTCCACCACAACCCGAAGCCATTCTTCGCTTTGGCCAGGGAGCTGCACCCCGGGAAGTACAGGCCCAATGTCACTCACTACTTCTTCCGACTGCTGCATGACAAGGGGCTGCTTCTGCGGCTGTACACACAGAACATCGACGGGCTGGAGAGAG TGTCTGGAATCCCTGCCTCAAAACTGGTTGAAGCGCACGGGTCCTTTGCCTCCGCCACCTGCACTGTCTGCCGGAGACCCTGCCCAGGGAAGGACTTCTGG GCCGACGTGATGGAGGGCCGGGTGCCCTGCTGCCCGGTCTGCACTGGCATTGTGAAGCCGGACATCGTGTTCTTCGGGGAGCTGCTACCCCAGAGGTTCATGCTGCATGTCGTTGATTTCCCCATGGCAGATCTGCTGCTCATCCTTGGGACTTCCCTGGAG GTGGAGCCCTTTGCCAGCTTGTCTGAGGCTGTGGGAAGCTCGGTGCCCCGACTGCTCATCAACCGGGACCTGGTGGGGCCCTTGGCTTGGCGTCCTCGCCGTAGGGACGTGGTTGAGCTGGGGGATGTGGTGTGCAGCGTGGAAAAGCTGGTGGAGCTTCTGGGCTGGACGGAGGAGATCCAGGGGCTCATGCGGCGGGAAGAAGGGAAG CTCAATGGATGA
- the SIRT3 gene encoding NAD-dependent protein deacetylase sirtuin-3, mitochondrial isoform X3 has translation MEKLWASLQERGRRGQHCPSWWAYFLCFLLGGSKLITGGRRPISLSANASSIFGSGGDRKEEKLFLPDVAELIRAGACQRVVGMVGAGISTPSGIPDFRSPGSGLYSNLGQYDIPYPEAIFDLSFFHHNPKPFFALARELHPGKYRPNVTHYFFRLLHDKGLLLRLYTQNIDGLERVSGIPASKLVEAHGSFASATCTVCRRPCPGKDFWADVMEGRVPCCPVCTGIVKPDIVFFGELLPQRFMLHVVDFPMADLLLILGTSLEVEPFASLSEAVGSSVPRLLINRDLVGPLAWRPRRRDVVELGDVVCSVEKLVELLGWTEEIQGLMRREEGKLNG, from the exons ATGGAGAAGCTATGGGCATCTCTGCAGGAGcgagggaggagggggcagcaCTGCCCTTCCTGGTGGGCTTATTTCCTGTGCTTCCTGCTGGGAGGTTCGAAGCT TATTACAGGTGGAAGaaggcccatctctctctctgctaATGCCTCAAGCATCTTTGGAAGTGGAGGCGACAGGAAGGAGGAGAAGCTTTTTCTGCCAGATGTGGCTGAGCTGATCCGAGCTGGAGCCTGCCAGAGGGTGGTGGGCATGGTGGGGGCGGGCATCAGCACACCCAGCGGGATCCCGGACTTCAG ATCTCCAGGGAGCGGCCTGTACAGCAACCTGGGGCAGTATGACATCCCGTACCCCGAGGCCATCTTCGATCTCTCTTTCTTCCACCACAACCCGAAGCCATTCTTCGCTTTGGCCAGGGAGCTGCACCCCGGGAAGTACAGGCCCAATGTCACTCACTACTTCTTCCGACTGCTGCATGACAAGGGGCTGCTTCTGCGGCTGTACACACAGAACATCGACGGGCTGGAGAGAG TGTCTGGAATCCCTGCCTCAAAACTGGTTGAAGCGCACGGGTCCTTTGCCTCCGCCACCTGCACTGTCTGCCGGAGACCCTGCCCAGGGAAGGACTTCTGG GCCGACGTGATGGAGGGCCGGGTGCCCTGCTGCCCGGTCTGCACTGGCATTGTGAAGCCGGACATCGTGTTCTTCGGGGAGCTGCTACCCCAGAGGTTCATGCTGCATGTCGTTGATTTCCCCATGGCAGATCTGCTGCTCATCCTTGGGACTTCCCTGGAG GTGGAGCCCTTTGCCAGCTTGTCTGAGGCTGTGGGAAGCTCGGTGCCCCGACTGCTCATCAACCGGGACCTGGTGGGGCCCTTGGCTTGGCGTCCTCGCCGTAGGGACGTGGTTGAGCTGGGGGATGTGGTGTGCAGCGTGGAAAAGCTGGTGGAGCTTCTGGGCTGGACGGAGGAGATCCAGGGGCTCATGCGGCGGGAAGAAGGGAAG CTCAATGGATGA
- the SIRT3 gene encoding NAD-dependent protein deacetylase sirtuin-3, mitochondrial isoform X4, with the protein MEKLWASLQERGRRGQHCPSCITGGRRPISLSANASSIFGSGGDRKEEKLFLPDVAELIRAGACQRVVGMVGAGISTPSGIPDFRSPGSGLYSNLGQYDIPYPEAIFDLSFFHHNPKPFFALARELHPGKYRPNVTHYFFRLLHDKGLLLRLYTQNIDGLERVSGIPASKLVEAHGSFASATCTVCRRPCPGKDFWADVMEGRVPCCPVCTGIVKPDIVFFGELLPQRFMLHVVDFPMADLLLILGTSLEVEPFASLSEAVGSSVPRLLINRDLVGPLAWRPRRRDVVELGDVVCSVEKLVELLGWTEEIQGLMRREEGKLNG; encoded by the exons ATGGAGAAGCTATGGGCATCTCTGCAGGAGcgagggaggagggggcagcaCTGCCCTTCCTG TATTACAGGTGGAAGaaggcccatctctctctctgctaATGCCTCAAGCATCTTTGGAAGTGGAGGCGACAGGAAGGAGGAGAAGCTTTTTCTGCCAGATGTGGCTGAGCTGATCCGAGCTGGAGCCTGCCAGAGGGTGGTGGGCATGGTGGGGGCGGGCATCAGCACACCCAGCGGGATCCCGGACTTCAG ATCTCCAGGGAGCGGCCTGTACAGCAACCTGGGGCAGTATGACATCCCGTACCCCGAGGCCATCTTCGATCTCTCTTTCTTCCACCACAACCCGAAGCCATTCTTCGCTTTGGCCAGGGAGCTGCACCCCGGGAAGTACAGGCCCAATGTCACTCACTACTTCTTCCGACTGCTGCATGACAAGGGGCTGCTTCTGCGGCTGTACACACAGAACATCGACGGGCTGGAGAGAG TGTCTGGAATCCCTGCCTCAAAACTGGTTGAAGCGCACGGGTCCTTTGCCTCCGCCACCTGCACTGTCTGCCGGAGACCCTGCCCAGGGAAGGACTTCTGG GCCGACGTGATGGAGGGCCGGGTGCCCTGCTGCCCGGTCTGCACTGGCATTGTGAAGCCGGACATCGTGTTCTTCGGGGAGCTGCTACCCCAGAGGTTCATGCTGCATGTCGTTGATTTCCCCATGGCAGATCTGCTGCTCATCCTTGGGACTTCCCTGGAG GTGGAGCCCTTTGCCAGCTTGTCTGAGGCTGTGGGAAGCTCGGTGCCCCGACTGCTCATCAACCGGGACCTGGTGGGGCCCTTGGCTTGGCGTCCTCGCCGTAGGGACGTGGTTGAGCTGGGGGATGTGGTGTGCAGCGTGGAAAAGCTGGTGGAGCTTCTGGGCTGGACGGAGGAGATCCAGGGGCTCATGCGGCGGGAAGAAGGGAAG CTCAATGGATGA
- the SIRT3 gene encoding NAD-dependent protein deacetylase sirtuin-3, mitochondrial isoform X1 — protein MVGAGISTPSGIPDFRSPGSGLYSNLGQYDIPYPEAIFDLSFFHHNPKPFFALARELHPGKYRPNVTHYFFRLLHDKGLLLRLYTQNIDGLERVSGIPASKLVEAHGSFASATCTVCRRPCPGKDFWADVMEGRVPCCPVCTGIVKPDIVFFGELLPQRFMLHVVDFPMADLLLILGTSLEVEPFASLSEAVGSSVPRLLINRDLVGPLAWRPRRRDVVELGDVVCSVEKLVELLGWTEEIQGLMRREEGKLNG, from the exons ATGGTGGGGGCGGGCATCAGCACACCCAGCGGGATCCCGGACTTCAG ATCTCCAGGGAGCGGCCTGTACAGCAACCTGGGGCAGTATGACATCCCGTACCCCGAGGCCATCTTCGATCTCTCTTTCTTCCACCACAACCCGAAGCCATTCTTCGCTTTGGCCAGGGAGCTGCACCCCGGGAAGTACAGGCCCAATGTCACTCACTACTTCTTCCGACTGCTGCATGACAAGGGGCTGCTTCTGCGGCTGTACACACAGAACATCGACGGGCTGGAGAGAG TGTCTGGAATCCCTGCCTCAAAACTGGTTGAAGCGCACGGGTCCTTTGCCTCCGCCACCTGCACTGTCTGCCGGAGACCCTGCCCAGGGAAGGACTTCTGG GCCGACGTGATGGAGGGCCGGGTGCCCTGCTGCCCGGTCTGCACTGGCATTGTGAAGCCGGACATCGTGTTCTTCGGGGAGCTGCTACCCCAGAGGTTCATGCTGCATGTCGTTGATTTCCCCATGGCAGATCTGCTGCTCATCCTTGGGACTTCCCTGGAG GTGGAGCCCTTTGCCAGCTTGTCTGAGGCTGTGGGAAGCTCGGTGCCCCGACTGCTCATCAACCGGGACCTGGTGGGGCCCTTGGCTTGGCGTCCTCGCCGTAGGGACGTGGTTGAGCTGGGGGATGTGGTGTGCAGCGTGGAAAAGCTGGTGGAGCTTCTGGGCTGGACGGAGGAGATCCAGGGGCTCATGCGGCGGGAAGAAGGGAAG CTCAATGGATGA
- the SIRT3 gene encoding NAD-dependent protein deacetylase sirtuin-3, mitochondrial isoform X5 produces MATWVRPAVLSLWLWARGGGRRPISLSANASSIFGSGGDRKEEKLFLPDVAELIRAGACQRVVGMVGAGISTPSGIPDFRSPGSGLYSNLGQYDIPYPEAIFDLSFFHHNPKPFFALARELHPGKYRPNVTHYFFRLLHDKGLLLRLYTQNIDGLERVSGIPASKLVEAHGSFASATCTVCRRPCPGKDFWADVMEGRVPCCPVCTGIVKPDIVFFGELLPQRFMLHVVDFPMADLLLILGTSLEVEPFASLSEAVGSSVPRLLINRDLVGPLAWRPRRRDVVELGDVVCSVEKLVELLGWTEEIQGLMRREEGKLNG; encoded by the exons GTGGAAGaaggcccatctctctctctgctaATGCCTCAAGCATCTTTGGAAGTGGAGGCGACAGGAAGGAGGAGAAGCTTTTTCTGCCAGATGTGGCTGAGCTGATCCGAGCTGGAGCCTGCCAGAGGGTGGTGGGCATGGTGGGGGCGGGCATCAGCACACCCAGCGGGATCCCGGACTTCAG ATCTCCAGGGAGCGGCCTGTACAGCAACCTGGGGCAGTATGACATCCCGTACCCCGAGGCCATCTTCGATCTCTCTTTCTTCCACCACAACCCGAAGCCATTCTTCGCTTTGGCCAGGGAGCTGCACCCCGGGAAGTACAGGCCCAATGTCACTCACTACTTCTTCCGACTGCTGCATGACAAGGGGCTGCTTCTGCGGCTGTACACACAGAACATCGACGGGCTGGAGAGAG TGTCTGGAATCCCTGCCTCAAAACTGGTTGAAGCGCACGGGTCCTTTGCCTCCGCCACCTGCACTGTCTGCCGGAGACCCTGCCCAGGGAAGGACTTCTGG GCCGACGTGATGGAGGGCCGGGTGCCCTGCTGCCCGGTCTGCACTGGCATTGTGAAGCCGGACATCGTGTTCTTCGGGGAGCTGCTACCCCAGAGGTTCATGCTGCATGTCGTTGATTTCCCCATGGCAGATCTGCTGCTCATCCTTGGGACTTCCCTGGAG GTGGAGCCCTTTGCCAGCTTGTCTGAGGCTGTGGGAAGCTCGGTGCCCCGACTGCTCATCAACCGGGACCTGGTGGGGCCCTTGGCTTGGCGTCCTCGCCGTAGGGACGTGGTTGAGCTGGGGGATGTGGTGTGCAGCGTGGAAAAGCTGGTGGAGCTTCTGGGCTGGACGGAGGAGATCCAGGGGCTCATGCGGCGGGAAGAAGGGAAG CTCAATGGATGA